The Primulina huaijiensis isolate GDHJ02 chromosome 9, ASM1229523v2, whole genome shotgun sequence genomic interval ggataccaatggaattttggcttgggaacccttgccataaaaattccacttgggtccatcaacaggtcgaaatcgaaccactccatgaaaacaatcaacagtagctcgatttgtcgtcaagatatccatgccaacaatacaatcaaagtcgtgcattgggaggacaatcaaattcaagaacatcacattatcctcatatatcaatacacaattatgcacaacttgctcagacaaaataatcttccctgctggcgtggctatcgacaaagtatcgtacaacggggtacactcaatatcgtgagatgcaacaaatgcatgagatatgaatgaatgagatgctcctgtatcaaataaaacacgtgcaggataatcgcaaagcgtgcaaatacctgcaatcacaccaccaggagcttctttcgcctgatcctcggtcatagcatacactcgaacttgaggagggACTTGGGCACTCTGACCACtcggtcctcgatatcgtggaacattcgactgctgaaaagagggaacaggaacagtaggtctcatcatactggggccacctctaaatcctggctggggttgggcagaagtcgtacccctattcggacatacacgagagaaatggccttcctgtccacaatgataacaagtaccaaacatacctcgacactgctcgatagtatgtttgcctccacagtaactacaataaggagcaatcacgggactccctctctgggatccactcgaactcgaagaagacgaagaaacagaaccagtcttcttgaacttcttaccccttggacgcaatgcaggctgctgagctgacactggtggtggaggagtatactgtggacctcctcTCCTAAGTCCAGCCTCGGCTGCCTtggctcgttcaactgcctctgcgtagctggtaggcaatccagaaacaacaaaagtatataaagcaggatgtaaaccatttacaaacctgttatattttgcccTCGCATTCCcggctacgtgaggtgcatacttcaacagagtagaaaattttgaagcatattccgcaacagtcatcgttccctgctgcagactattgaattcattctcctgagcagtataataagaaggaggagaatactgctccaaaaactgggccttgaagacatcccatgtgacttcaatcccggcctctttcaatccaatctcagcggcttcccaccaagattttgctcggtctttCAGCTGATACAAAGCAAGTTTCAGTCTCCGAGCCTTGGAATATTCAACGATATTAAACAAGTGCTCGATATCTTTCAACCAGGCCtctgctctttctgcactctcagtgccaaagaacctcggtggtttcaaatcctggaatcgagccattactacatccatggacaacccttcaaattgtccaactattctctcagtactgctactcgcagtttcatttgtgggatccatctacaaatcaaaagatgaatatcacatttcatatcaatttcacatcatcaccatctcatatcatcaatctcatcagatacttactcaaatcaaatcaagtaagagcaagtaatacaattaattcaaacacaaacgcacaattcatttgtgcctattcaagtgtacacaagactcaatcgagcattcccagctatgctctgataccactccgtgtggggcccttagctcctaatcgttattacaatgcaatttgattagggttaattaattacagcggaaaacgagtttaaaatttctttacaatgagcccaaaatatgctatttgaatactaaaaatagtatttcatctcacatcataaaacatgcccacacataattaaaacaactcatacaacaacaaatcatatcctcgggacataccccggtatatatagatacataacatatatactgggaaagaccacgaaacctcaactcaaactgtgactccctccagaagtaccatctccggtctcctgatatcctggagtacctgtcattgtccacatacaaagacaacaacagccccgtctggggtgagcaaagctcagtctgaagcaaccacaatatataccacagatatctaaacaatgatatatgatatgcaatgcatgtatgtcgtggaggtatcaggtcaaatgcccatccactgagcacatgtcagaatcaatcgaatcgctatcaaatcaatgctcgagctggcacaccggcctcaatcagggataatcgtatgatagcgtcgacaaagcgccatcaaatcccaaatctcaatcaaatcatcggggccactaatgtctatgctttaagggtcatgtaataccaaacatagcatcgtgttcacaaaccccagaatcaaatcaaatcatatcagggtatccaaggatcatagctcaacgtgcatgtcatgtatgccacataaactcaacacataaggcatatagacatgtaatctcaatccaatcaatcaaacatatatcatataatacagatacctgtcgtatgttacccggtcgcaacatacctcaattcttcgttccagtcgatgtagctttaagatttcagtatagaaactctatctacatcaataacacattcttttcaatccataacatcattcaatatcaacaatagaggtttcaaatatcttttgaaactttaaaattcatatcaaattcaaatcatagcataattcaattccgacttcaaaacttagcttcttgtcggttattctaccgcatatatttatcagaattaataataactgacaaataattctccAATCTTAATCCaatgattaaaatataaattgggaataattcaaaataacatcactataatattctctacttcgttaaaatcatacattattcaacaattttcaatttctgtatgatttaacaatttatcggatttattccaaaaatccacgaatttcaaacatcatcaaaaatatgaaatttatacctcaaatcgaagacctcgtgtcaacgatctcagaactgaagtcggttcgtcgattggataaaccgataagtcgcacgatcgaaaagaaaatcgaaaccCTTATCTCCTCTTTCTCTCTCTCCTCTGtcaaatttctgaaaatgaaAGTTACGTATTTCGTAAGTTTCAtatatatcaattttcattttttttttaaaaatattatattatattatattattattatattaataaaataatataatataatataatatatactattttaactttttaatgtcggtatatccctttggaccagtcaaacgatcaaatttttcaaaactcaaaacatgaaacttctatatttttgagttttctacgtcatatccaaatctcaaatcatttggacttcatatggaaaagatatgacactaattaccattttacctttaaaattaattcattttttttcaacttatttacaaaaatgccatcgaaataaattgaatatttttcaacttatttaccaaaataccatcaaagctattttatcagtgtttagtctcggggtctcacataagtataaataaaaaacttatattttgtataccaataaattatatatatgtttttaaaaaattataaactcaTAGAACCGACGCTCGAACTTATATTTTGCTAATCAAGCTACCTCTACCCAACTGATATTTCACATTTGTTTTTTAAGGTGCATGTCgtgaaattgatttttttttttctttctattttgTGTTATTGTAAGCCGTTTTCATTCCACATTACCATAATTTTACGCTTGTAGTAATTTATATCGAtgtaaatttgataaatttagtTTCGTGCTTGAATCGAAAGATTTGTAACTACAAATTTCAaatgaatttgattattttgatgaatttatattaatatactTATTAACAAACACATGGAGATTTGAAATCTATCCAAGGTAGgtataatttcaaatatctctCAAACCAAATCCTTCCGTCCGAATCAAATCCTTCCATCTAAGTGCGCTAATGAAATTCAATGATTCACTCTATCTTATTATTAATACTAGTGACGGATACACACATATTGCGTGTATAATATAACATACAAATATTATTCAATGATTAACTCTAATTAAGAATAtttactctaaatatttttacatatttCCAGACAATATATAGTGTATGAGGTAACAAAAATCACACTGCACAACTATGACTACAATTAttgcaaaacaaaataattgGCCAGTTGATTAAGAGTTTCTGCAAAAATTGTTGATCAAATTAAGGATAATAGCTTGATCAAATCCAAGATTGGATGGGATACCATTTGAAGGAGTTTACTCCGCTTATATGTGCAAGGATATCTGAGGAGTCAATGTCATCTTCTTCTCTTACAACCACCTACGAATCCGAAGAACAGAACAGTAAATTCACCGGGAATGTACGTAAATATGATTAACAATTCTGATCATAATTACACGAGTCTTTTGGAATTGCagagaaatgttttttttttctaccaATTTAAATCTAATGTTCAACACaaagcaaaagaaaaaaaaaaggtaattgCATGCTGTTGAACCATATCAGTCCATATGCATACCTTGCGTTGTTGATCAGCTGGGATTTGAGTTGAAAACAAGCTGAACTCTTCATCTTTATCATCTTCATGATTGCTACCGCCTCTTCTCCCGATATCTCCTAATTCATCATTCTTCGCGAATCGTCCTCTAACACGGGGCCTGCTGTCCGCGAGTGTTTTGCGGCAAGCGTACTGCATTTTCGGATGGAAACTAGTTCTAGAGTTGGTGAATTAATTCGTACAAGATATacagttatttttttttaactcattATTTGCGTATTTGATGAATATATATGAAAGAGATCAGAGACGGTGACCTTGATTTTCTTGCTAAAGTTCCTTTCATTCCTTTTCTTCATGTATCTATgaattttccttttcctttcttCGGCAGAGAGCTTTCCCACCTTGAAGTTGGGATCTTCCAAACCTGAAATCTCTGATGTCAGGGGAGTTGTATCTGGACCTCCATGTACGTCCAGATGTTGACTCTCATAGGTGTAGTTAAAAACTCTTGGCATGGAGTCAGGCATGAAAATTCCGCCATTTTCTCCTTGAAATTCCAGTTCCTGATGTGAAAGATCCGTTCCCATGAGCGAACCACTCcctatgaaaatccctgaatttTCTTCAGAAAATGGTGCGTTTATGCCGCCTGAATGCAAATACCGTCCCATCATGGGATCAATAAGCGCGCAACCAGGTAATGGGGATCTTAAAGATAGGTAAGATGGCACAGAAGGCATGCCGCATTCCCCCTCATAAGCTGCCGGAAGCCATGGTCCCATCATGGGAACCACCCCTGGTTGTGGTGGTGGCGCCACGACCTGCTGCCTTTCAGATATGCATTGATGAGCCATGATTGGCAGAGAAGGCATGCCACATTCCCCTTCTAGTGAAAAATTACTGTCTATCGAAGAAATGTTGAATTGCTCTTGATCGCTCGTGTGTTGATAATGAGGGTAGATCGGAAAGGATGGAGAAAGGGAGGTGAAGTCTATTGAATCTGATATGTCATTCCCTATCTGATCATCAGTTGAACCGAATATCATGGACATGCAGTCGTCTCTGGTGGTGGTGATGG includes:
- the LOC140984614 gene encoding uncharacterized protein, which produces MDPTNETASSSTERIVGQFEGLSMDVVMARFQDLKPPRFFGTESAERAEAWLKDIEHLFNIVEYSKARRLKLALYQLKDRAKSWWEAAEIGLKEAGIEVTWDVFKAQFLEQYSPPSYYTAQENEFNSLQQGTMTVAEYASKFSTLLKYAPHVAGNARAKYNRFVNGLHPALYTFVVSGLPTSYAEAVERAKAAEAGLRRGGPQYTPPPPVSAQQPALRPRGKKFKKTGSVSSSSSSSSGSQRGSPVIAPYCSYCGGKHTIEQCRGMFGTCYHCGQEGHFSRVCPNRGTTSAQPQPGFRGGPSMMRPTVPVPSFQQSNVPRYRGPSGQSAQVPPQVRVYAMTEDQAKEAPGGVIAGICTLCDYPARVLFDTGASHSFISHAFVASHDIECTPLYDTLSIATPAGKIILSEQVVHNCVLIYEDNVMFLNLIVLPMHDFDCIVGMDILTTNRATVDCFHGVVRFRPVDGPKWNFYGKGSQAKIPLVSSLEMSRLLFSGDEGYLIYAIDISKKEPSLSDIPVAKEFPDVFPDEIPDFPPHREVEFSIDLVPGTAPISKAPYRMAPLELKELKEQLQDLLDKGYIRPSVSPWGAPVLFVRKKDGTMRMCIDYRQLNRATVKNKYPLPRIDDLFDQLQGTSVYSKIDLRSGYHQVRVRDEDVPKTAFRTRYGHYEFLVMPFGLTNAPAVFMGLMNRVFRDYLDRFVIFRFITSVWLLR
- the LOC140985367 gene encoding uncharacterized protein isoform X1, with the translated sequence MLNLEEITSFFGVQLFEFCESYLFPDTMQDSEVGSTSNCCYEEQSSYPTNHSFNNSDMNIHNNIMHSDMKTVAASGATATTLSTSPSTPTITTTRDDCMSMIFGSTDDQIGNDISDSIDFTSLSPSFPIYPHYQHTSDQEQFNISSIDSNFSLEGECGMPSLPIMAHQCISERQQVVAPPPQPGVVPMMGPWLPAAYEGECGMPSVPSYLSLRSPLPGCALIDPMMGRYLHSGGINAPFSEENSGIFIGSGSLMGTDLSHQELEFQGENGGIFMPDSMPRVFNYTYESQHLDVHGGPDTTPLTSEISGLEDPNFKVGKLSAEERKRKIHRYMKKRNERNFSKKIKYACRKTLADSRPRVRGRFAKNDELGDIGRRGGSNHEDDKDEEFSLFSTQIPADQQRKVVVREEDDIDSSDILAHISGVNSFKWYPIQSWI
- the LOC140985367 gene encoding uncharacterized protein isoform X2 yields the protein MEEITSFFGVQLFEFCESYLFPDTMQDSEVGSTSNCCYEEQSSYPTNHSFNNSDMNIHNNIMHSDMKTVAASGATATTLSTSPSTPTITTTRDDCMSMIFGSTDDQIGNDISDSIDFTSLSPSFPIYPHYQHTSDQEQFNISSIDSNFSLEGECGMPSLPIMAHQCISERQQVVAPPPQPGVVPMMGPWLPAAYEGECGMPSVPSYLSLRSPLPGCALIDPMMGRYLHSGGINAPFSEENSGIFIGSGSLMGTDLSHQELEFQGENGGIFMPDSMPRVFNYTYESQHLDVHGGPDTTPLTSEISGLEDPNFKVGKLSAEERKRKIHRYMKKRNERNFSKKIKYACRKTLADSRPRVRGRFAKNDELGDIGRRGGSNHEDDKDEEFSLFSTQIPADQQRKVVVREEDDIDSSDILAHISGVNSFKWYPIQSWI